A DNA window from Phragmites australis chromosome 11, lpPhrAust1.1, whole genome shotgun sequence contains the following coding sequences:
- the LOC133885736 gene encoding phosphoinositide phospholipase C 2-like yields the protein MTTYRVCCFLRRFRAASNEPSEAVRDVFQAYADGGVLGEEALRRFLREVQGEADGEEAAKEVMAFAAEQRLLKKGGLTAEGFLRWLCSDANAALDPRRGVYQKMDLPLSHYFIYTGHNSYLTGNQLSSGCSETPIVKALRDGVRVIELDLWPNAAKDDVEVLHGRTWTSPVKLIKCLKAIKEYAFVSSPYPVILTLEDHITPDLQAKVARMIKETFGDMLYISESEHMAEFPSPDDLKGKIIISTKPPKKYPQTKSGKEEISAHKAEEGVWGEEISDDKNAARQMSEQYSERYAEEAEEELEEAEKKARQDTDNEYKRLIAIQLTRRKHHMDEDLKVDPDKVARLSLGEKAYEKATSTHGADIIRFTQRNLLRIFPRSTRITSSNYNPLIGWRYGVQMVAVNMQGHGRKLWLTQGMFRANGGCGYVKKPDVLMNSDANKLFDPRANLPVKTTLKVTVYMGDGWRFDFRKTHFDKCSPPDFYARVGIAGVDADTRMEQTQVMMDNWIPMWDREFEFHLVVPELALLRVEVHESDNHQKDDFGGQTCLPVWELRPGMRSVRLSDHEGKPLPSVKLLMRFELFPSS from the exons ATGACGACGTACAGGGTGTGTTGCTTCCTGCGGCGGTTCCGGGCGGCGTCGAACGAGCCGTCTGAGGCGGTGAGGGACGTGTTCCAGGCGTACGCCGACGGCGGCGTGCTCGGGGAGGAGGCGCTGCGGAGGTTCCTGCGAGAGGTGCAGGGGGAGGccgacggcgaggaggcggcCAAGGAGGTGATGGCCTTCGCGGCGGAGCAGAGGCTGCTCAAGAAGGGCGGCCTCACCGCTGAGGGCTTCCTCCGATGGCTCTGCAGCGACGCAAACGCCGCGCTTGACCCGCGCCGAGGG GTTTACCAGAAGATGGACCTGCCGCTGTCGCACTACTTCATCTACACGGGGCACAACTCGTACCTGACAGGGAACCAGCTGAGCAGCGGCTGCAGCGAGACGCCCATCGTGAAGGCGCTCCGCGACGGGGTCCGGGTCATCGAGCTCGACCTCTGGCCAAACGCCGCCAAGGACGACGTCGAGGTCCTCCACGGCAG GACATGGACGTCGCCCGTCAAGCTGATCAAGTGCCTCAAGGCCATCAAGGAGTACGCCTTCGTGTCCTCACCCTACCCCGTCATCCTCACCCTAGAAGACCACATCACTCCGGACCTCCAAGCCAAAGTAGCCAGG ATGATAAAAGAAACCTTCGGGGACATGCTGTACATATCGGAGTCAGAGCACATGGCGGAGTTCCCTTCCCCCGACGACCTCAAGGGCAAGATTATCATATCGACGAAGCCGCCGAAGAAGTACCCTCAGACCAAGAGCGGCAAGGAGGAGATCTCCGCCCACAAGGCAGAGGAGGGCGTCTGGGGGGAGGAGATCTCCGACGACAAGAATGCTGCTCGTCAG ATGTCGGAGCAGTACAGCGAGAGGTACGCGgaggaagccgaggaggagctgGAAGAGGCCGAGAAGAAGGCGAGGCAGGACACCGACAACGAGTACAAGCGCCTCATCGCGATCCAGCTCACCAGGAGGAAGCACCACATGGACGAGGACCTCAAGGTCGATCCTGACAAGGTGGCGCGGCTGAGCCTGGGCGAGAAGGCGTACGAGAAAGCCACCAGCACTCACGGAGCTGACATTATCAG gtttACGCAGAGAAACTTGTTGCGGATATTCCCACGGTCGACGCGCATTACGTCGTCGAATTACAATCCGTTGATAGGTTGGAGGTACGGAGTTCAGATGGTAGCAGTAAACATGCAG GGTCATGGAAGGAAACTATGGCTGACCCAAGGGATGTTCCGAGCAAATGGTGGCTGCGGCTACGTGAAGAAGCCTGATGTCCTGATGAACAGCGACGCAAACAAATTGTTCGATCCCAGAGCCAATTTACCAGTGAAGACTACACTGAAG GTGACGGTGTACATGGGGGACGGCTGGCGATTCGACTTCCGCAAGACGCATTTCGACAAATGCTCGCCCCCAGACTTCTATGCAAGG GTTGGGATCGCAGGAGTTGACGCAGACACGAGGATGGAGCAGACTCAGGTGATGATGGACAACTGGATCCCGATGTGGGATCGCGAGTTCGAGTTCCATCTGGTGGTGCCGGAGCTGGCGCTGCTCCGCGTGGAGGTGCACGAGTCCGACAACCACCAGAAGGACGACTTCGGCGGGCAGACCTGCCTGCCGGTGTGGGAGCTCAGGCCGGGGATGCGCT